A window of Felis catus isolate Fca126 chromosome A3, F.catus_Fca126_mat1.0, whole genome shotgun sequence genomic DNA:
GTCATGTTCGCCCTCTGTTTTAATGGTGCCTGCGATGCTGTCGTTTTCCAAGATGGGGAGGAAGAGCTGCACGAAGTCAGAGGTGTACGGGGGAGCGATAACGTCCAGCACCTAGGACGAGAGCGCACCAGGTCGTTCCCCACACAGCCCACGAGCGGCGTCCCACCATCATCCGATGAAATGGCAGACGGTTTGGGGACagtcaccctcccctccccgctcttTGCTCCCCGGTGACAATACGAGCCTCCAACGTTAAGACCCCAGGTGGTTCTACGGGCAAAACATAATATGGCTCCTGAAGGTGGGATGTGCTTGGTAAATGGTATGGAACCATTGTCACCACGATTAGCAGAGAGCACAGTTCTCAGAGCTGGGcacaaaataaactaattaagCCAAAAGGCGCCGCTAGCGTTAACAGTAGAAACGTGAAACAAACAAACGGTGTATTGCTGACCTCAGTTACAAAATAGCGAATGAGTGAAATGTCAGTGTCCAGCTTCTCCAGACACTTTCGGATGTAACTGACAACAGGAAGTACGTAACCTCGACTCAGCAGGTGAACCATCCTGTCCAACAGGGTCTTCTTCAACTCAAGCTACAAGGGCGGGGGCAGACAAATCCGTCACAACGGgtcctctccccagcctccagaagccCGTGGGCCGCCTGCTCACCTGCTCCATCACGTCCAGCTGGGAGTGCTCCGTCTCAAAAAGCTTAACAAGCAGCTGCAGGACCTGGGGGTGCAGGAGCTGGTGGCAGGTGCTGATCTACAAACACGCCAAAGGGGGCCTCGCTGAGCACCGCGGCCGGGCCCCCGGGCTCACCATCGGTGCCCGGAACCGCCACCACCGTCGCGGCCGGCAGACAGCGGGCGGCTAATGACGGCAGCCCTCGCCCAAAGCCGGTCAGCTTCCGTGCCTTTGCTCGTCCTTTGGGAACACTTGCTAAAAACTGAGAAATCTACGGAGCCAATGAAACAAGttccttctttaaattttctttttatttggggCCCTCGGGaagctcagtggttaagcgtccaactcttgatttcagttcaggtcacgatttcatggttcctgagtttgagcccctcaccgGGCTCTCTgatgggagcacagagcctgcttcagatcctctgtccccttaactctctgtccctccccagcttgtgctccctctctcaaaaataggggcgcctgggtggctcagtcggttgagcatctgacattggTTCAGGTCATCTCGTGGctacaagtttgagccccacatcgggctctgtgcggacagctcggagcctggagcctgcttccgattctgtgtctccccctctgcccctccctctctctgcccctcccccgctcgtgctgtctctctaactcaagaataaataataaacattaaaaaaattaaaatagatcaggaaacattaaaaatttttttctgggggcagggcgaggagcagagagggagagaaaaaatcccaagcgggctgcatgctgtcagtggagagagcctggtggggggctcaatctcatgaatggtgagatcacgacctgagccaaaatcaagagtcagacgcttaacagactgagccacctaggcaccccaaaaccagTTCCTTAAAAGGAAAATCCTCCCTGAGGATAAAAAGTCACTAGCTCTGTACCGAGTAGCCTGTGGATTCAGTGACAGATGTACTGGCAGGACAGGCACGAGCAGGATAAGGCACGGACACGGAGTGCCGCCCAAGGCCCCGCAGCCCCCGTACCTCGTCCAGCAAGGCCAGGTGTACCGGGGTGTGGTCGGTCTGTAGCTGGAAGTATCGCGGCTCTGACACAGTCCAGTCCACCCACTTGAGCACACCCATGGCCACCACTGGGAACCTACGGGAAAATGGGGCACAATGCTTCctttaaatgaagttaaaaaaagaaacgccACCACCCCATCTATCCCAGCAAGTGgttctccctctgctctgccaAGGAGATGCTGGTCAGAGAGACGGTCTCAGGAGGCCAGGATCCTCTCAACGTGTGCTATAGGGACCCAAACTCAGTTATTGGCTTATTTTCAACCACTATTGGTTTAAAAGAAGATCGTTAAGGCAGAACTCTCAGGGAGCCTGGACTGGGCTGAAGTTTTATTTGGCaaaccctctctctgtccctagtAGAGACTACCAGGGGAAAGCCTCAAACACCTAAGAGGACCACCCTATCTGTAAGCCTGTCTGATCAACGCAGGCGTCTGTATCCTTGCTGTGATCACGGCACTTCTACACAAGCAACACTTCGTTGGCCTGATTTTTACGGTAAATAGACCCTTCCCTTCAAAGCAGCTTTTGTAATTCTGGTTGGTCTTCCATTTCCTTAGGCTAATTCATGAACAGACTTCTGGCAGATAAGCACCTGAGAAGTACTCGTGCTGCTGAAACAATTTAAAGTCCTCtatatacattttacaaaaaaactgaaatcagtGTCTCTGAAGCTTTTGTTAAATACATAagcttttaataaaatgaaaattcaaccaACTTCCTCCAGAAGGATCAAGTTCAGAACTAAGGTTTAATTTGCTCACCTAATGCACTGATAAAGTGTACTGAGCTCGGCCACTAGCTCGGAGGCCCCTTTGTTTTCATTACAGCACAAGTTGTGAACAGTCTCCACGGCTTTTGACGTTGACTTCAGCTCATCTTTGTTGATGCCCACGCGCTTgttctgaacacacacacacacacacacagagttagtGAGTCCCGGTGGCCTTGCAGTTGGGGTCATCTGCTACAGGCTACCCCTCTCTGCAAACCCCCTTCCCCGTCCCTGGAGTCGAGTCCACTCGGCTGCCACCTGTCAGAGTCGCCCAGCATGCAGGAACAAGCCAGTGAGGCTGGGCCTGTGGCAGAGAGGGACCTGCTTATTTCTGTAGTCGCACTTCAAATTCCAGTGTGAAAAGTATTAACAGATGCTATGCACGTTCTCTTGAGACATTCAGCACTTTGACTATTTCATGCACGAACACTACAAACAGGTTTCTGACACTAGTTGGGCTCATGACTTCTTACAGCCCAAATTCCCAAATAACACCAAAGAGAGGAGGTTACTTGTCCCCCTAAAAGTGCATCGATCCTCAGAACCGATGGTACCTTTTTCCAGGTCTCAACCACGCTGGCAGCATACGCCAAGATGTGGATGTACTTGTGCTTGTGGTCCTGGTTGATCCGGGCCCCTGGTTTAAAGAGCGACTGCATGAACAGGTCCAGGAAGGCCGGCACCCGGATCTGAGGAGACACACACGGCTCGATGAAAAGGCACGCGCGGAGGAGACGTCAGGTCAGTCCACATGCGCTTACGGCAGGAGTGAGGGCACGCCGAGGACGCGACAGGGGAGGATGAGGAAAAGGACAGAAACGAATTTGTACTCAGGGACTTAGGAGAAACACAGGCTTTCCAAAATAACCCTTCTAATCGGCATGGAGGGGGTCCCAccttattattaaaatgaaagcaacTTACAAGTTCAACAGGAGGCGGATCCATGCTTGTGAACATCTTGAAGAGGACCGTGATGTCGGCCGGATTCAGGGCTCCTTTGGACAACATGGCCCCAAGAGCCTGACAAGCCCTGGGGTAGGAGGCAGCTGTGCCCAGCGCAAGTGTGATCTGACTGGCATCATGACCTCTGGGTGAGGGAAAGCACAGATCCCGCTGTTAGGAaggtggctccctgccctctccttccttctctgcctctttccttccttcttttccacaCCTCATTCTTGGAATTGTTTGGGTCccttttttttcatgtctgtCATTCACTGGTATCTTGACTGACCCACAAAAACAGCATTTAGAGCTAACTGGGAAAGAAGGGTTGGATACAGCTTGCAGACTTTCCAAGAGGAGCCACTCACTTTTCATGTCTTATTAAGACTCCATTAGGAGAAAATAAAGCCAGCAAGGGCTAATTTTATTCCGTAAGATATGGACCGCAACAGAACAATTAAACTACTGAACAACTATTTCAGGACCGCTATCATTTGCTATTGATGAATCCTAATATATGAAAACACAGGGTCACAGATCCAGTGAACTGCACAATAATCAAGTACCTTATAAAATACTCATCAAAGCCAAACTTCAGAAAGCAAGCTCTCTCCGTGTATTATCTAAAACCACCCTGACCTTTCTAGCTCTACTAGACAGAAGGGAGTCAATCTGTCTGTCAAGAGTAGGGCCTAGAGTCTCTGCCGGTGGACACAGGGCGAAGGGGGAACTTTGCGGGGAGCACCTAGTCAGGACCAGGACCAGCACAAACACCGTCTCTCACTTCTCCTGGGCGAAGCGCTGCACCTCCTGTGCGATCCTGCGTACGGCGGAGCCCCCTTGCTCTTCCTGGGCCAGCAcggacatcatggcctgagcaaaCAGGTACGTGTGCTCCCCGTGACACGCCATCTTCTGGAACGTTGCAGGGGGAGAGAGTTGGGGCACCGTAACTGCGGCAGTGACAGATGTCGACCAAAGAGCCAAACCCCCAACCACTCTGCATGCAAGCTATCATGCCGCAACTGGCCTTCTGACCTGGACATTCTCTCCAGGGAAGAAGCATTTCATGTTTGAAAACACACGACCCCGATGCACGGCCGCCTTCTGAGACACACAAAGAACTTACGGCAAACTCAGGGAGGTTTTTTTCAAGGTTTTCCTCTCCTCCGTCCAAAATCGTAGCTAGAGAGGTACGGAGCACTCTAGAGAACACCTCCAGCTGCTGGCAGGCTGTGGACACACTCGTTATCTCCCCTTGGTACCCTGCGTCAGAGATCAGCTACAATACAAAAACGAGAGGCCAGAGTGTCGACAGGCAGGGACCACACGTTTCACAGAAAGTTGGCCTGTCGTCAGCGTGCGTGGGAAGGTGGGACAAGCAAACACTGGTCTCAGGTCTCAAACGCTTATTCTGATCCCCGCCTCACCACTGACTAGGCTTGTGGCCCCGGCTAACCATCCCATCTCGGTTTCTTCGTGTGTAACATGAAGTGGACGAACGaggccttcctttttttttttaaacgaattTCTGTgtccaacgtagggctcgaactcacgaccccgagatcgagagtcacatgctccgactaagccagccaagcgccccaaACCAGGCCTTCTTAAAGGGTCCTCTCAGCACACGATGGACTCTAAAAATACGTTCCTGCCAAATCCTAAAACACAGTCCACGTTGATCCAAAAACACACGTACATAttctatgcttttctttctcactgttcAGATTTACAGAGGCGAAGTGATGGAGACCTTTACCAAAAAGCAAATACGACCTTTCAAAAGAAACAGACCGCTTCCCAACTAACATAACTCTCACTCATAAACGCCTCCGCCTTTTCTGTGACACTAGTCCCCTGCCCACCTTAACAGTGAAGTTCAGCATCAAGCAGTCTGGATGGGCTTCAGCCAGTTTGTAAAAAAGATCTCTCCACGTGGTATGTGCGATCATTTGTTCAAGCCAAGCTGGGGTCTGCCAACAAACAAACGGACGGCGAGATGAAAGGCCTCGCTTGAGCTTTAGTGAAGACGGTATCGCATAAACAACCACTGGACATTCCAGTTGGAAGAGCCCCCGTGAGCGTTGAGCGCCAGCCCTGTGGTCCCGGCACAGTTAGCAGACCAGAGCTGGCGATGCCACGCGGGCAGCTGAGCGGCAGCGCTGGAGCCCTGAAAGCCCACTCACGGCTTCTGGAAGACTCAACCGCACACCAGAGTCACTGAAAGGCGCTTCTTGGAGCCACTCGAGTCTAGGGAAGTACACGTAGTGTGGCCGCAGCGTAGGCACAAGTAACGCATATGCCACATCTTGCCCTTGGCAAGAGGAAAAGGCCGTTTGAGAGGGCAGAGGTTTTGGCCATCGCCATGTGTGGTGGCCGCGAACACGTGTCTCTCAGCTCCCCTACTGTGTGACTGACAGACCCTCTGAGTCCACCTCCCACCTGTGCCAAGGCCAGCTGCCCGCCGGATACTCCCAGCCACCAATCGAGTACGGCAGGGCTCCCGGCAGGCTGGTTCCCAGGAGACATGGGGCTCCAGTGACAGGGGACTGTGGCCTGAAGACACCCACTGACACTGCTGGAACTTTCTGAAAACTGCCCGGTCGCCTAaggctcttccttccttcctcccttctgccttctGAGCCCAGACCTGCATCGtggctccccagcccctgcccatcTTCTCTCACAGGCGTGTTGTTTGTATCTCCTGCACACAGAATCCCGTCCTGGCATCTGCTTCCTGGGGGACCCGGACGAGTACCCCACACCACTCCCAGGACCGGTGCTCGAGAGTCGACAGAAGTGGGAGGTGTGAGTCTGCCAGTCCTCCTCTCTAGTTCACCACCCGTGTGCCTCTCAGTGTGCAAGAGCTCACTACCCTGCAGAGAGCATTTTGAGGGCAATTCTGACTCTACACAATCTCTGTctcacaccttgattttaggACCCAACTTTTTGCGTTACTTACCTAATACGCCACGTTCCACTGTACACGTGGAATGAGCAAAAGATCCTAGGAACTGgcattagaaaaagaagacagactcCTCACCTCTCCTTCTTCGGTAAAAATAGAATCTGCTTTGCGGGGGTCAAAATGTTTGATCAATAAACTCTTCAAGTGATTTTCCACAGTTTCCTGAACTTGCACTGGTTCAACacctgaaagaaaatgaaatcagccAGATGGAAAATGGCCATCTCTCAATTTGTTaaactactttggaaaaaataGGCAGGTCAAAAGTCTGTATGTGAACCAAAGATCACGGAATTGCTTCTGACCACTTGGAATTCGGGACCTCtcataaaaattcagatttattAACCTTGGTCAACGGTAAGACCCAAAAAAGGAGCCCAAGGCAGAACACAGAAGGCCGTCTGCCTTCACGGAAAGGACAGCAGCATCTTGGACGCCTCGGTAAAGACAAGGACAAACTGCCAAAACAGACAGGCAGGAGGACAGAAAGACATACCCGACAGGGTGGAAAGGAGCAGATGCCAGCCGTGAGAGGTGCACCGTGTTCAGGAGCTGGGGCAGCAGGGAACCCACTGCCTTCCAGCAGCACCTACTCCATGACGTCATCTGCACCCAGCTCAGTGGCCTTACAGTGAGGCTCTACCCTGATCAGATTAGCTAAAAGCCACAATCATACCCAGGCCTAAATTATCCATCATCCACCGCTTGCTATAACAGATCTCTTAGAAATGACGCAGTGAGGGTATACAGTCTGACCCCATAATTCTACAACATGGTAGGGAAAACAGCTCCATGAGAATCCCATTTGCAGGCTACCCGTAAACCTCAAGTTAGTGAATCAAAGATAGGAATCAAGCAGATGAACATGGGTAAGAAGTTCAGTTCCCACTTACAGAAGTCTTAAaaaccaggaaaacaaacaaggcCTTTCTGGTTTATCAGCATTATAATGATCCAAAGGTCTATTAAAAAAAGGTGGAGGGGGTGACCAGGCAGGACGGGGCCACCCACAAAGCACCTgtctgaatgagccactcagccaGCAGGTTGACGGTCTGGGCCACGGCAGTGTAGTTCTCAGACAGTAGCTGGATAACATTCTCCGGAGACCCTCCTGCCTGAAAATACCTAGAAAAGGTAACAAAAAAAGCTAGGACACTCATAGGAATGTAGGCGGGCATGGGGATCAATGACAAGATAGTCAgaatattaagatttttaaagcgggggtggggtggggtctaGAAGCTTTCCATTCCCAAATCACATTATTCTGGCTTTTGCAGATCACCCTCTGGGTCCATTACACACTGTCTCTAAGTTCCCCAGCTTCCTCCCCACACACATGACCTTTCTCACACACCTCTTCAGAGTGTTAAAGATGGAGGGCTCCATTATATAATCCCGGGTAGAAAATTTATGTAGGCATTCTTGCTGGACCTCCGCATCGTCTTCTCCTTCTCCATAATCATCCTCCTGCTGGTGATAAAAAGAGCCAGGCTACTTTTTCATCAACGCAAGTATCCTGCAATCTCACCTTAAATCTGCAGAACCCTGTCCATTTCAAAAGCGTTCCACATACGTTACTTCATTTGACTTCTGTGATCATCTCAGGAAGTGGGCTGGACAAGTAACGAGTGGCTAAGAAAATGGAATCCAGAACCACACCAAGGGGGTCTGTATCGCAACTACATGCTGGCACGCGTGTGTACGGTGGTCATGCAAGGTACTTAAGCTCTCGGGGTATCCGCTTCCTCCTCTATTAAAGATCATACCAGTGGCTGCTCCCATTGGACTTTTGGAAGGATTCTGTAATCTAATTTCTGGACGAACCAAGCCTAGCGCCTGACGTTCAGTGAGAGTTCAACAGATGTCAGTTATTATTGTTTTCACTATTATTACTTCACGTGTACCATTTAATGCTTTCCAACAAAGACTGATGGAGTGATTCTCGAAGGCACAAGCCATCAATACGCTGTTAGGAAGCAGAGATCACAGACTTGCCTCCAATCAGCAGGACTGGCTGGATACTAGGCCCTGTTCTGTGTGGAAAcaaccttaggcaagtcactgaATCTAAGAACAAAGCAGGATGATGTGTGACATCAAGGTCCATCCGGTGTTAACACGGTCATCCATCCCAACTACTAGGCAGATGCTTTTTAGATGCTTACTCTGTACTGAGCACCGTACTTGCCTCTAGAAATCCCCGGAAATAGAAGACAGGATCTAGCTTTTTCTGCCAAAGGACTTTACAAACGAGGAGAGACCAACCTTCCTTGCAAGTGACTAACATGATGGTGTAAGAGCTGGACCAGGGATCAGCAAACCACGGCTCAGGGCCAAATCCAGCCCTTCTGTTTCTCTACGTAgagttttgttggaacacagccacacccatttgagaattttttggaattttacatattgtctatggctgctttctccCCGTCATGGCAGAGTTAAGTAGTCGCGACAGGGACcggcaaagcct
This region includes:
- the NELFCD gene encoding negative elongation factor C/D isoform X3, which encodes MRRVRARSRERMAGAAPGAIMEEDYFGSAAEWGDEADGGQQEDDYGEGEDDAEVQQECLHKFSTRDYIMEPSIFNTLKRYFQAGGSPENVIQLLSENYTAVAQTVNLLAEWLIQTGVEPVQVQETVENHLKSLLIKHFDPRKADSIFTEEGETPAWLEQMIAHTTWRDLFYKLAEAHPDCLMLNFTVKLISDAGYQGEITSVSTACQQLEVFSRVLRTSLATILDGGEENLEKNLPEFAMACHGEHTYLFAQAMMSVLAQEEQGGSAVRRIAQEVQRFAQEKGHDASQITLALGTAASYPRACQALGAMLSKGALNPADITVLFKMFTSMDPPPVELIRVPAFLDLFMQSLFKPGARINQDHKHKYIHILAYAASVVETWKKNKRVGINKDELKSTSKAVETVHNLCCNENKGASELVAELSTLYQCIRFPVVAMGVLKWVDWTVSEPRYFQLQTDHTPVHLALLDEISTCHQLLHPQVLQLLVKLFETEHSQLDVMEQLELKKTLLDRMVHLLSRGYVLPVVSYIRKCLEKLDTDISLIRYFVTEVLDVIAPPYTSDFVQLFLPILENDSIAGTIKTEGEHDPVTEFIAHCKSNFILVN
- the NELFCD gene encoding negative elongation factor C/D isoform X1, producing MRRVRARSRERMAGAAPGAIMEEDYFGSAAEWGDEADGGQQEDDYGEGEDDAEVQQECLHKFSTRDYIMEPSIFNTLKRYFQAGGSPENVIQLLSENYTAVAQTVNLLAEWLIQTGVEPVQVQETVENHLKSLLIKHFDPRKADSIFTEEGETPAWLEQMIAHTTWRDLFYKLAEAHPDCLMLNFTVKLISDAGYQGEITSVSTACQQLEVFSRVLRTSLATILDGGEENLEKNLPEFAKMACHGEHTYLFAQAMMSVLAQEEQGGSAVRRIAQEVQRFAQEKGHDASQITLALGTAASYPRACQALGAMLSKGALNPADITVLFKMFTSMDPPPVELIRVPAFLDLFMQSLFKPGARINQDHKHKYIHILAYAASVVETWKKNKRVGINKDELKSTSKAVETVHNLCCNENKGASELVAELSTLYQCIRFPVVAMGVLKWVDWTVSEPRYFQLQTDHTPVHLALLDEISTCHQLLHPQVLQLLVKLFETEHSQLDVMEQLELKKTLLDRMVHLLSRGYVLPVVSYIRKCLEKLDTDISLIRYFVTEVLDVIAPPYTSDFVQLFLPILENDSIAGTIKTEGEHDPVTEFIAHCKSNFILVN
- the NELFCD gene encoding negative elongation factor C/D isoform X2, with translation MRRVRARSRERMAGAAPGAIMEEDYFGSAAEWGDEADGGQEDDYGEGEDDAEVQQECLHKFSTRDYIMEPSIFNTLKRYFQAGGSPENVIQLLSENYTAVAQTVNLLAEWLIQTGVEPVQVQETVENHLKSLLIKHFDPRKADSIFTEEGETPAWLEQMIAHTTWRDLFYKLAEAHPDCLMLNFTVKLISDAGYQGEITSVSTACQQLEVFSRVLRTSLATILDGGEENLEKNLPEFAKMACHGEHTYLFAQAMMSVLAQEEQGGSAVRRIAQEVQRFAQEKGHDASQITLALGTAASYPRACQALGAMLSKGALNPADITVLFKMFTSMDPPPVELIRVPAFLDLFMQSLFKPGARINQDHKHKYIHILAYAASVVETWKKNKRVGINKDELKSTSKAVETVHNLCCNENKGASELVAELSTLYQCIRFPVVAMGVLKWVDWTVSEPRYFQLQTDHTPVHLALLDEISTCHQLLHPQVLQLLVKLFETEHSQLDVMEQLELKKTLLDRMVHLLSRGYVLPVVSYIRKCLEKLDTDISLIRYFVTEVLDVIAPPYTSDFVQLFLPILENDSIAGTIKTEGEHDPVTEFIAHCKSNFILVN